Genomic segment of Bicyclus anynana chromosome 18, ilBicAnyn1.1, whole genome shotgun sequence:
AAACAAAATAAAGACATTATCAAATAGTGCAGACAGAAGAGAGCTAAAACTGAGAGATGTAGATAAAGAATGTTTAATCACAAATTCTGTGTTGTTTCGTTTACTTCACACGTATTTTTCAAAGGGCACCCCTTTTAACAGTAAATTAAAGTTGTTAAACGTTAGAGACTTACTTATTAAGTAGATAGtagatttgttgtttatttttagtttctttagctatacatatatatgtatttaagtatacgctttataacattttgtatcgataatagataattttgaaaaagtacTTAATAAAAGACAGTATCTGTGCTAAACTCTTCATTGTAGTTTCTTCTATTAATAGAAGTTGggataaagttttttaaatctcAATAGTTGGAAAGCCAGCATTATCAGACTATGGGCCAGCATTATTAACATGGGCTATTAACcctttattcctacgggaatgggaattatGCGGGTGATACCGTGAGGTTCTGTTActttattataacttttaactagcgaacgcccgcaacttcgtacgcgtagaattcagtttttcacaaatcccgtgagaaccattgatttttccggaatattaagtagcctatgcgttaatctaGGGTATTATCCATCtttgtttaaaatttcaaccaattcagttcagtagctgcggcgttgaagagtaacaaacatccatacaaacgttcgcgtttataacattagtaggattacTCGTATAAAAACAATACTCACTCGGCGGGTGCTACGGGCAGGATGGAGGGGTTGTAGACCCACTCGGGGATGGGCTGGCCCTCCGGGGTGAAGCGCGCGAAGGTGTTGGTGTCGCAGAAGGGGTAGTTGGGGCACACTGCGGGGTGCAGGCCGGCCGGGTACTCGCGGGCGAGCGCTACCACGGCGACGACGCAGACGATGAACTGTGGACAATCATTGCGTTGTTTATTTAATGACCAATTTACTGCGATCACACAAGCTAGGCTATTCTCCAACGATGTTTTgtttaactcgcaagtgcgagtttcgaatccgcctctatctttctctgtttGACaggatactatagaatgagaaagatagcggtgaattcgaaactcgcacttgcgagttattctaaacatcgttagagaatagccgtgagGTAAGTGACGGTGCAGTCTAAAATAGAAGGAggtccaagtttttttttattttctactagttagcccttgactacaatctcacctgatggtaagtgataatgcaatctaagatggaagcgggctaacttgttaggagtaggatgaaaatccacactcctttcggtttctacaccgcatcgtaccagaacgctaaatcatttggtggtatgtctttgccggtagggtgataactagccacggccgaagcatcaccagccagacctggaccaattaagaaaacctcaatcggcccagccggggatcgaacccaggatctccagTACTTACTacctaataaaacaaacaacaacCGAACAAACAACTTTGCATCTTATTTATGGTAATACCACAACGTTATGTCTTATATTAGTTAAAACAACAATAGATTTGAATTTCAGAATTTGAACAATGGAACGCGGCTCTTTGAATGGTTTATAGATTATAGAGGAACcgaatttattgaatttattaggTACTAACGATCTGATAATAACTGTGTGGAATATGCGTAGGCAGACAAACAACTTGTCGCGTTTTGGTATTTAGATTGTTATGACAATACTAGACTAATGGATCTTTTATGATAAATAGCTTCCTCAGTGTACAGAGGATGGATACTATGGATGGTGAGGTCCAAGGTTAGTAGTAGAATAAGTTTTGTTTTCCACCATCTGTGTCAAGTATATTCTATAGCTTTTCGGATACATTGTTAAGAAAGAAAATCTGGAAAAACTGGCAAAACAGATGAATTAAGTCACGGGGTCGTAGAATGATCCTGGGTTGGCATGACTAGATCGCACGTTATTAGAATTTACTGTACATATGATGCTCTCCGAATAACCGAAGATAGGACAAGATGGCGTTAGATCGAGATGGCGAAGGTCTTATAAGGAAGTAGATCCTCAAACATGAGAATTACGATTCACTCTGGGAAGTATTGCTGGAATACTAAGTTATTGCATTTttgttttaagaatttttcCATACATTATGTAGTTTGACCAAGTTCTTCGGAGAGCACGAAAAGATGACGGTTATGCGCTTGATTTCTTTTTGATTATATCAGTGTATAGTCCAGGGGCGTGCACAAGGTTATTAACAAGTGTATGCActagaattaattaaatatcacgtgtctcaaacggtgaaggaaagcatcgGGAGGAaaaccttcatacctgagaatttttttaattctctacgtgtgtgaagtctgccaatccgcatttggccaacatggtggactaaggcctaacccattctgagaggagactcttgctcaatagtgagccgaatataggttgttaatgatgcaGGCACTAGACATAGAAATTACACTACTATAAACTAGAAAATGTATTCTCAAACAGGGCCTTCGTCCCCAAGACAGGCAGCGAATAGTATTAATTGTCcattgcatgtatgaagtgcacgctattTGTACCGTCCCATTATTAATGAAGGCTTTAATTTCACCGGAACTTTGTTAGATTTGTTCATGAGCCCGTTAGTTTTCAAATTTCAAGCCTTTTATGTAATTTAGGCAAAAAATAATCCATTTCTATATGAGTACATTGAGGTAAATGGTGCATAACACTAACATTGCGATGTCGCTTGCGTAAAACTGAATTTCGTCGGTAGATTTCATTGAATGGTCATATGTCACGAAATTGACGCCAATTTTTTGCACAtaactttgtaattttgttatggctcaactaataattttgaaaatgtatacTGTTCGATAGTAgatgcaaaatataataattatgatgtgaTTTGTCGGTAATTATCGGCAATATACTTAATTCTATTTGCTTGTAACATTTTTACTTAAgtaaaatacttttcttttatGGCGTAAATTATGAAAGTaggaaatttttataaatttaattgaaaattgtgaaataaaatagtaatttatatttagtggtttgtttaaaagtttaaaaaaatt
This window contains:
- the LOC112051680 gene encoding cuticle protein 1; its protein translation is MFAKLFIVCVVAVVALAREYPAGLHPAVCPNYPFCDTNTFARFTPEGQPIPEWVYNPSILPVAPADPNANIAAKYPANFNAASCPNYPYCW